In Eriocheir sinensis breed Jianghai 21 chromosome 8, ASM2467909v1, whole genome shotgun sequence, the following proteins share a genomic window:
- the LOC126995578 gene encoding uncharacterized protein LOC126995578 isoform X6 produces the protein MTVTRSGCSQSASHSQPESLSQLEVHQSPRASFTDDQEAELAEWLHKNPLFYNTKLKLYKDAQKKQRLMAEKAKELNVEVSELNTWYSSMRTRYAKLNRKSGSGAMGALTERDSWIVSAFSFMLPYIVRCPTRSSMVQPAAVPVPATQAIQTNGVIVEEGVNDPRLMEEHTPSPMLPFQPESTAAPRPKRARQRAADTAGAVAMTADTLLEEVQERAESLSRVQEKLEKVLAPKSDFQEEVESFMHVLGRMALRLDVDTWMDVQQTLLAEMSEACREAQRKRQQQTPSSPVAGPSAAATPTSLPDLAV, from the exons ATGACAGTAACAAGATCTG GGTgcagccagtccgcaagccactCCCAGCCAGAGTCACTGTCACAGCTAGAAGTGCATCAAAGTCCAAGGGCTTCCTTCACCGACGACCAGGAGGCAGAACTTGCAGAATGGCTGCACAAGAACCCATTATTTTACAACACCAAATTGAAGTTGTACAAGGACGCCCAAAAGAAGCAACGCCTGATGGCGGAGAAGGCGAAGGAGCTGAACGTGGAAG TCTCCGAACTCAACACCTGGTACTCGTCTATGAGGACGAGATACGCGAAGCTTAACAGGAAGTCTGGGTCAGGCGCCATGGGAGCCCTCACCGAGAGGGACAGCTGGATAGTGTCAGCCTTCTCCTTCATGCTTCCCTACATTGTGAGGTGCCCAACGCGTTCCTCAATGGTCCAG CCTGCCGCTGTGCCTGTGCCAGCCACCCAGGCCATCCAAACGAACGGTGTGATTGTTGAGGAAGGGGTGAATGATCCTCGGCTTATGGAGGAGCACACCCCGTCACCAATGTTGCCGTTCCAGCCAGAGTCTACAGCAGCACCCCGACCCAAGAGGGCCAGGCAAAGGGCAGCAGACACTGCAGGCGCTGTCGCCATGACAGCTGATACTCTGTTAGAAGAG GTTCAGGAGCGAGCCGAGTCGCTGTCCCGTGTCCAGGAAAAGCTGGAGAAAGTCCTGGCACCCAAGAGCGACTTCCAAGAAGAAGTAGAGTCGTTCATGCACGTTCTAGGCAGGATGGCCCTGCGGCTGGATGTGGACACATGGATGGATGTCCAGCAAACACTGTTGGCAGAGATGTCCGAGGCCTGTCGTGAGGCACAAAGGAAGCGGCAACAGCAGACTCCCAGCAGCCCCGTTGCAGGACCTTCGGCTGCTGCTACACCCACCTCATTGCCTGACTTGGCTGTCTGA
- the LOC126995578 gene encoding uncharacterized protein LOC126995578 isoform X2, with protein MPFYCAMRDCNSNAYKRQGNIMLHRFPKNELQRSKWIAACGRKIINPKYARICSLHFKPSDYERHLKYELLSLPIPNTRQTLNADAVPMIHRSTPEETSVQEADTRFASACDVIQVVKQEGKDLGCSQSASHSQPESLSQLEVHQSPRASFTDDQEAELAEWLHKNPLFYNTKLKLYKDAQKKQRLMAEKAKELNVEVSELNTWYSSMRTRYAKLNRKSGSGAMGALTERDSWIVSAFSFMLPYIVRCPTRSSMVQPAAVPVPATQAIQTNGVIVEEGVNDPRLMEEHTPSPMLPFQPESTAAPRPKRARQRAADTAGAVAMTADTLLEEVQERAESLSRVQEKLEKVLAPKSDFQEEVESFMHVLGRMALRLDVDTWMDVQQTLLAEMSEACREAQRKRQQQTPSSPVAGPSAAATPTSLPDLAV; from the exons atgccgttttattgtgctatgcgtgactgtaattccaatgcctacaaacggcaaGGCAATATCATGCTGCATCGCTTCCCGAAGAACGAGCTGCAGAGAAGTAAGTGGATAGCAGCTTGCGGACGAAAAATTATTAACCCGAAATATGCAAGAATCTGCAGTTTACATTTTAAACCAAGTGACTATGAAAGACACTTGAAGTATGAGTTGCTAAGCCTTCCTATACCCAATACTCGCCAAACTCTGAATGCTGATGCTGTACCAATGATTCACCGCTCTACACCAGAAG AGACATCAGTTCAAGAGGCTGATACAAGATTTGCATCTGCATGTGATGTGATTCAAGTTGTGAAACAGGAAGGCAAGGATTTGG GGTgcagccagtccgcaagccactCCCAGCCAGAGTCACTGTCACAGCTAGAAGTGCATCAAAGTCCAAGGGCTTCCTTCACCGACGACCAGGAGGCAGAACTTGCAGAATGGCTGCACAAGAACCCATTATTTTACAACACCAAATTGAAGTTGTACAAGGACGCCCAAAAGAAGCAACGCCTGATGGCGGAGAAGGCGAAGGAGCTGAACGTGGAAG TCTCCGAACTCAACACCTGGTACTCGTCTATGAGGACGAGATACGCGAAGCTTAACAGGAAGTCTGGGTCAGGCGCCATGGGAGCCCTCACCGAGAGGGACAGCTGGATAGTGTCAGCCTTCTCCTTCATGCTTCCCTACATTGTGAGGTGCCCAACGCGTTCCTCAATGGTCCAG CCTGCCGCTGTGCCTGTGCCAGCCACCCAGGCCATCCAAACGAACGGTGTGATTGTTGAGGAAGGGGTGAATGATCCTCGGCTTATGGAGGAGCACACCCCGTCACCAATGTTGCCGTTCCAGCCAGAGTCTACAGCAGCACCCCGACCCAAGAGGGCCAGGCAAAGGGCAGCAGACACTGCAGGCGCTGTCGCCATGACAGCTGATACTCTGTTAGAAGAG GTTCAGGAGCGAGCCGAGTCGCTGTCCCGTGTCCAGGAAAAGCTGGAGAAAGTCCTGGCACCCAAGAGCGACTTCCAAGAAGAAGTAGAGTCGTTCATGCACGTTCTAGGCAGGATGGCCCTGCGGCTGGATGTGGACACATGGATGGATGTCCAGCAAACACTGTTGGCAGAGATGTCCGAGGCCTGTCGTGAGGCACAAAGGAAGCGGCAACAGCAGACTCCCAGCAGCCCCGTTGCAGGACCTTCGGCTGCTGCTACACCCACCTCATTGCCTGACTTGGCTGTCTGA
- the LOC126995578 gene encoding uncharacterized protein LOC126995578 isoform X3 — protein MPNQCAVFGCCNKKGKGGKNNLRCFRFPRDEKLRQVWVNVCRRRDSINAKNAVVCSKHFTSDSYMDDMKSRLLGVESPRNKRLLKKEAVPSLFLPNGCSQSASHSQPESLSQLEVHQSPRASFTDDQEAELAEWLHKNPLFYNTKLKLYKDAQKKQRLMAEKAKELNVEVSELNTWYSSMRTRYAKLNRKSGSGAMGALTERDSWIVSAFSFMLPYIVRCPTRSSMVQPAAVPVPATQAIQTNGVIVEEGVNDPRLMEEHTPSPMLPFQPESTAAPRPKRARQRAADTAGAVAMTADTLLEEVQERAESLSRVQEKLEKVLAPKSDFQEEVESFMHVLGRMALRLDVDTWMDVQQTLLAEMSEACREAQRKRQQQTPSSPVAGPSAAATPTSLPDLAV, from the exons ATGCCAAATCAGTGTGCGGTATTTGGCTGTTGCAATAAAAAAGGTAAAGGGGGCAAGAATAACTTACGATGTTTCCGATTCCCAAGAGACGAGAAACTGAGACAGGTGTGGGTAAATGTGTGCCGTAGGAGAGATTCAATCAATGCTAAAAATGCTGTTGTATGTTCTAAGCACTTTACCAGTGACAGTTACATGGATGATATGAAAAGTCGGTTACTTGGTGTTGAAAGTCCTCGGAATAAACGACTTCTGAAGAAAGAAGCTGTACCATCACTCTTCCTCCCAAATG GGTgcagccagtccgcaagccactCCCAGCCAGAGTCACTGTCACAGCTAGAAGTGCATCAAAGTCCAAGGGCTTCCTTCACCGACGACCAGGAGGCAGAACTTGCAGAATGGCTGCACAAGAACCCATTATTTTACAACACCAAATTGAAGTTGTACAAGGACGCCCAAAAGAAGCAACGCCTGATGGCGGAGAAGGCGAAGGAGCTGAACGTGGAAG TCTCCGAACTCAACACCTGGTACTCGTCTATGAGGACGAGATACGCGAAGCTTAACAGGAAGTCTGGGTCAGGCGCCATGGGAGCCCTCACCGAGAGGGACAGCTGGATAGTGTCAGCCTTCTCCTTCATGCTTCCCTACATTGTGAGGTGCCCAACGCGTTCCTCAATGGTCCAG CCTGCCGCTGTGCCTGTGCCAGCCACCCAGGCCATCCAAACGAACGGTGTGATTGTTGAGGAAGGGGTGAATGATCCTCGGCTTATGGAGGAGCACACCCCGTCACCAATGTTGCCGTTCCAGCCAGAGTCTACAGCAGCACCCCGACCCAAGAGGGCCAGGCAAAGGGCAGCAGACACTGCAGGCGCTGTCGCCATGACAGCTGATACTCTGTTAGAAGAG GTTCAGGAGCGAGCCGAGTCGCTGTCCCGTGTCCAGGAAAAGCTGGAGAAAGTCCTGGCACCCAAGAGCGACTTCCAAGAAGAAGTAGAGTCGTTCATGCACGTTCTAGGCAGGATGGCCCTGCGGCTGGATGTGGACACATGGATGGATGTCCAGCAAACACTGTTGGCAGAGATGTCCGAGGCCTGTCGTGAGGCACAAAGGAAGCGGCAACAGCAGACTCCCAGCAGCCCCGTTGCAGGACCTTCGGCTGCTGCTACACCCACCTCATTGCCTGACTTGGCTGTCTGA
- the LOC126995578 gene encoding uncharacterized protein LOC126995578 isoform X4: MVYCSVKGCKENDRKRENAPLHRFPVDKTTQKIWIEFCYNTKIKPGVARVCGLHFTEEDYVRNLKYELLNLPVPAHLRTLRRCAVPTLRPPPHDGCSQSASHSQPESLSQLEVHQSPRASFTDDQEAELAEWLHKNPLFYNTKLKLYKDAQKKQRLMAEKAKELNVEVSELNTWYSSMRTRYAKLNRKSGSGAMGALTERDSWIVSAFSFMLPYIVRCPTRSSMVQPAAVPVPATQAIQTNGVIVEEGVNDPRLMEEHTPSPMLPFQPESTAAPRPKRARQRAADTAGAVAMTADTLLEEVQERAESLSRVQEKLEKVLAPKSDFQEEVESFMHVLGRMALRLDVDTWMDVQQTLLAEMSEACREAQRKRQQQTPSSPVAGPSAAATPTSLPDLAV; the protein is encoded by the exons ATGGTGTATTGCAGTGTCAAAGGGTGCaaagaaaatgacagaaagagggaaaatgcACCTCTGCATAGATTTCCAGTTGATAAGACAACACAAAAAATATGGATTGAGTTCTGTTATAACACGAAGATAAAACCCGGAGTTGCAAGAGTTTGTGGTTTACACTTCACTGAAGAAGATTATGTGAGAAATCTCAAGTACGAATTGTTAAACTTGCCAGTGCCAGCACATCTTCGGACACTAAGACGATGTGCAGTACCAACGTTACGTCCTCCACCCCATGACG GGTgcagccagtccgcaagccactCCCAGCCAGAGTCACTGTCACAGCTAGAAGTGCATCAAAGTCCAAGGGCTTCCTTCACCGACGACCAGGAGGCAGAACTTGCAGAATGGCTGCACAAGAACCCATTATTTTACAACACCAAATTGAAGTTGTACAAGGACGCCCAAAAGAAGCAACGCCTGATGGCGGAGAAGGCGAAGGAGCTGAACGTGGAAG TCTCCGAACTCAACACCTGGTACTCGTCTATGAGGACGAGATACGCGAAGCTTAACAGGAAGTCTGGGTCAGGCGCCATGGGAGCCCTCACCGAGAGGGACAGCTGGATAGTGTCAGCCTTCTCCTTCATGCTTCCCTACATTGTGAGGTGCCCAACGCGTTCCTCAATGGTCCAG CCTGCCGCTGTGCCTGTGCCAGCCACCCAGGCCATCCAAACGAACGGTGTGATTGTTGAGGAAGGGGTGAATGATCCTCGGCTTATGGAGGAGCACACCCCGTCACCAATGTTGCCGTTCCAGCCAGAGTCTACAGCAGCACCCCGACCCAAGAGGGCCAGGCAAAGGGCAGCAGACACTGCAGGCGCTGTCGCCATGACAGCTGATACTCTGTTAGAAGAG GTTCAGGAGCGAGCCGAGTCGCTGTCCCGTGTCCAGGAAAAGCTGGAGAAAGTCCTGGCACCCAAGAGCGACTTCCAAGAAGAAGTAGAGTCGTTCATGCACGTTCTAGGCAGGATGGCCCTGCGGCTGGATGTGGACACATGGATGGATGTCCAGCAAACACTGTTGGCAGAGATGTCCGAGGCCTGTCGTGAGGCACAAAGGAAGCGGCAACAGCAGACTCCCAGCAGCCCCGTTGCAGGACCTTCGGCTGCTGCTACACCCACCTCATTGCCTGACTTGGCTGTCTGA
- the LOC126995578 gene encoding uncharacterized protein LOC126995578 isoform X5: MLDESADGRTSSGQHIRSDTQHKTSVQEADTRFASACDVIQVVKQEGKDLGCSQSASHSQPESLSQLEVHQSPRASFTDDQEAELAEWLHKNPLFYNTKLKLYKDAQKKQRLMAEKAKELNVEVSELNTWYSSMRTRYAKLNRKSGSGAMGALTERDSWIVSAFSFMLPYIVRCPTRSSMVQPAAVPVPATQAIQTNGVIVEEGVNDPRLMEEHTPSPMLPFQPESTAAPRPKRARQRAADTAGAVAMTADTLLEEVQERAESLSRVQEKLEKVLAPKSDFQEEVESFMHVLGRMALRLDVDTWMDVQQTLLAEMSEACREAQRKRQQQTPSSPVAGPSAAATPTSLPDLAV, encoded by the exons AGACATCAGTTCAAGAGGCTGATACAAGATTTGCATCTGCATGTGATGTGATTCAAGTTGTGAAACAGGAAGGCAAGGATTTGG GGTgcagccagtccgcaagccactCCCAGCCAGAGTCACTGTCACAGCTAGAAGTGCATCAAAGTCCAAGGGCTTCCTTCACCGACGACCAGGAGGCAGAACTTGCAGAATGGCTGCACAAGAACCCATTATTTTACAACACCAAATTGAAGTTGTACAAGGACGCCCAAAAGAAGCAACGCCTGATGGCGGAGAAGGCGAAGGAGCTGAACGTGGAAG TCTCCGAACTCAACACCTGGTACTCGTCTATGAGGACGAGATACGCGAAGCTTAACAGGAAGTCTGGGTCAGGCGCCATGGGAGCCCTCACCGAGAGGGACAGCTGGATAGTGTCAGCCTTCTCCTTCATGCTTCCCTACATTGTGAGGTGCCCAACGCGTTCCTCAATGGTCCAG CCTGCCGCTGTGCCTGTGCCAGCCACCCAGGCCATCCAAACGAACGGTGTGATTGTTGAGGAAGGGGTGAATGATCCTCGGCTTATGGAGGAGCACACCCCGTCACCAATGTTGCCGTTCCAGCCAGAGTCTACAGCAGCACCCCGACCCAAGAGGGCCAGGCAAAGGGCAGCAGACACTGCAGGCGCTGTCGCCATGACAGCTGATACTCTGTTAGAAGAG GTTCAGGAGCGAGCCGAGTCGCTGTCCCGTGTCCAGGAAAAGCTGGAGAAAGTCCTGGCACCCAAGAGCGACTTCCAAGAAGAAGTAGAGTCGTTCATGCACGTTCTAGGCAGGATGGCCCTGCGGCTGGATGTGGACACATGGATGGATGTCCAGCAAACACTGTTGGCAGAGATGTCCGAGGCCTGTCGTGAGGCACAAAGGAAGCGGCAACAGCAGACTCCCAGCAGCCCCGTTGCAGGACCTTCGGCTGCTGCTACACCCACCTCATTGCCTGACTTGGCTGTCTGA
- the LOC126995578 gene encoding uncharacterized protein LOC126995578 isoform X7 — translation MAEKAKELNVEVSELNTWYSSMRTRYAKLNRKSGSGAMGALTERDSWIVSAFSFMLPYIVRCPTRSSMVQPAAVPVPATQAIQTNGVIVEEGVNDPRLMEEHTPSPMLPFQPESTAAPRPKRARQRAADTAGAVAMTADTLLEEVQERAESLSRVQEKLEKVLAPKSDFQEEVESFMHVLGRMALRLDVDTWMDVQQTLLAEMSEACREAQRKRQQQTPSSPVAGPSAAATPTSLPDLAV, via the exons ATGGCGGAGAAGGCGAAGGAGCTGAACGTGGAAG TCTCCGAACTCAACACCTGGTACTCGTCTATGAGGACGAGATACGCGAAGCTTAACAGGAAGTCTGGGTCAGGCGCCATGGGAGCCCTCACCGAGAGGGACAGCTGGATAGTGTCAGCCTTCTCCTTCATGCTTCCCTACATTGTGAGGTGCCCAACGCGTTCCTCAATGGTCCAG CCTGCCGCTGTGCCTGTGCCAGCCACCCAGGCCATCCAAACGAACGGTGTGATTGTTGAGGAAGGGGTGAATGATCCTCGGCTTATGGAGGAGCACACCCCGTCACCAATGTTGCCGTTCCAGCCAGAGTCTACAGCAGCACCCCGACCCAAGAGGGCCAGGCAAAGGGCAGCAGACACTGCAGGCGCTGTCGCCATGACAGCTGATACTCTGTTAGAAGAG GTTCAGGAGCGAGCCGAGTCGCTGTCCCGTGTCCAGGAAAAGCTGGAGAAAGTCCTGGCACCCAAGAGCGACTTCCAAGAAGAAGTAGAGTCGTTCATGCACGTTCTAGGCAGGATGGCCCTGCGGCTGGATGTGGACACATGGATGGATGTCCAGCAAACACTGTTGGCAGAGATGTCCGAGGCCTGTCGTGAGGCACAAAGGAAGCGGCAACAGCAGACTCCCAGCAGCCCCGTTGCAGGACCTTCGGCTGCTGCTACACCCACCTCATTGCCTGACTTGGCTGTCTGA